A stretch of Carya illinoinensis cultivar Pawnee chromosome 14, C.illinoinensisPawnee_v1, whole genome shotgun sequence DNA encodes these proteins:
- the LOC122293885 gene encoding uncharacterized protein LOC122293885 — translation MNNQRNPLLSWVYNCQGKTMEELRTSLLYTTLELDQTRLAAQEEIRKKDEELIHFKDLLREAIRERDEAQEKCRLLLEKILLQHHPTPTAPLSGNSSIEDEPRIRGIDSNNGLSSSDCEESIVSPSPVVDPIPQSLPQATVEQLVSGKPLPEKGKLLQAVMNAGPLLQTLLLAGPLPQWRHPPPPLESFQIPPVTISSPPQPALLPQDSITNILRCNSTPTSCGINRKRVLCEASDSPIDQTKYQRLVIQ, via the exons ATGAACAACCAACGCAACCCTCTACTCAGCTGGGTTTACAACTGCCAAGGGAAG ACAATGGAAGAGCTAAGAACGTCCCTTCTATACACAACTTTGGAACTTGATCAAACACGGTTGGCAGCTCAAGAGGAGATTAGAAAGAAAGATGAGGAATTAATTCATTTCAAAGATCTGCTTAGGGAAGCCATCAGGGAGAGAGACGAAGCACAAGAGAAATGTCGACTCCTCCTTGAGAAGATCTTACTCCAACATCATCCAACTCCAACTGCTCCTCTTTCAGGAAATTCTAGCATTGAAGACGAACCAAGAATTAGAGGAATCGACTCAAACAATGGCCTCTCATCCTCAGATTGTGAGGAGAGCATTGTTTCACCTTCTCCGGTTGTTGACCCAATTCCACAATCCTTGCCACAAGCAACAGTAGAGCAGCTAGTGTCTGGGAAGCCATTACCGGAAAAAGGTAAGCTTTTGCAGGCAGTGATGAATGCCGGTCCACTCCTTCAGACTCTCCTTCTCGCCGGACCACTTCCCCAATGGCGGCATCCACCTCCCCCACTTGAGTCCTTTCAGATTCCTCCGGtgaccatttcttcaccaccaCAGCCAGCGCTCCTCCCTCAAGACTCAATCACCAACATTCTACGTTGCAATAGTACCCCCACCAGCTGTGGCATCAACAGAAAAAGGGTTCTTTGTGAAGCCTCTGATTCTCCTATAGATCAGACAAAGTACCAAAGGCTTGTTATTCAATGA